In a genomic window of Streptomyces sp. NBC_01142:
- a CDS encoding roadblock/LC7 domain-containing protein: protein MPLDKGLDWLLDDLTKRIEHIRHALVLSNDGLVTGASTGLAREDAEHLAAVSSGLHSLARGSGRHFRAGKARQTMVEFDEALLFVTAAGDGSCLCVLSAAEADVGQVAYEMTLMVNRVGEHLGVAARQPGGNSGF, encoded by the coding sequence ATGCCGTTGGACAAGGGACTTGACTGGCTGCTGGACGACCTGACCAAGAGGATCGAGCACATACGTCACGCGCTGGTGCTCTCCAACGACGGCCTGGTGACGGGAGCGAGCACCGGTCTGGCACGGGAGGACGCCGAACACCTGGCCGCGGTCTCCTCCGGCCTGCACTCCCTCGCCCGGGGCTCGGGACGCCATTTCCGTGCGGGCAAGGCACGCCAGACCATGGTCGAGTTCGACGAAGCGCTGCTCTTTGTCACGGCGGCGGGTGACGGAAGCTGCCTGTGCGTACTGAGTGCGGCCGAGGCCGATGTCGGTCAGGTCGCCTACGAGATGACGCTGATGGTCAACCGGGTCGGCGAGCACCTGGGTGTCGCGGCCAGGCAGCCGGGCGGCAACTCGGGCTTCTGA
- a CDS encoding DUF6397 family protein yields the protein MTVKEAAARSLAFGRAAQALDLKRGEFDLAVQLGHVRTTPGASGGPPRVAQEEVDRLRSVRAFPDALRERVRTVGTVEGARLISISPARFTRLARTGHFTPIRFYLNRYRAVVWLYLAEELSEFATDHPDLLRGRTPPALRAVLDAGEDRRARNWRGRRLGLLLRTTEDPWERAAAIASVLDPVAVAEVAADPYERSHLRVLRPELVPGRPESQAAREVVERLLLADHPDEILWHRVSLAEALKAARELRPAPRPAPRADRRALARPATVTAVRRTPRGLLTRLRFRRAAPVL from the coding sequence ATGACGGTGAAGGAAGCGGCGGCGCGCAGCCTGGCGTTCGGCCGGGCCGCACAGGCACTGGACCTCAAACGCGGAGAGTTCGATCTCGCGGTCCAGTTGGGGCATGTCCGTACGACGCCGGGGGCGAGCGGCGGACCACCGCGGGTCGCGCAGGAGGAGGTCGACCGTCTGCGCAGCGTGAGGGCGTTCCCGGACGCGCTGCGGGAGCGGGTGCGGACCGTCGGGACGGTGGAAGGCGCGCGGCTCATCTCCATCAGTCCGGCGCGTTTCACCCGGCTCGCCCGCACGGGCCACTTCACACCGATCCGGTTCTATCTGAACCGCTACCGGGCGGTCGTCTGGCTCTACCTGGCTGAGGAACTCAGCGAGTTCGCCACTGACCACCCCGACCTGCTGCGTGGCAGAACACCGCCCGCTCTGCGGGCCGTCCTGGACGCCGGCGAGGACCGGCGTGCGCGCAACTGGCGGGGCCGACGGCTCGGACTGCTGCTGCGAACGACCGAGGACCCGTGGGAGCGCGCGGCAGCGATCGCCTCCGTGCTCGATCCCGTCGCGGTGGCGGAGGTGGCGGCCGATCCGTACGAACGCTCGCATCTGCGGGTCCTGAGGCCCGAACTGGTCCCGGGCCGCCCGGAGTCGCAGGCCGCGCGCGAAGTGGTCGAGCGGCTGCTGCTGGCGGACCACCCGGACGAGATCCTCTGGCACCGGGTGAGCCTGGCCGAGGCGCTCAAGGCGGCGCGTGAACTCCGCCCGGCGCCACGCCCCGCTCCCAGGGCCGACCGCCGCGCACTCGCCCGGCCCGCAACGGTGACTGCGGTGCGCCGGACTCCACGCGGTCTGCTGACCCGCCTTCGCTTCAGAAGGGCGGCTCCCGTGCTGTGA
- the tdh gene encoding L-threonine 3-dehydrogenase yields MKALVKQHAEPGLWLMDVPEPETGPGDVLIKVLRTGICGTDLHIRSWDGWAQQAVTTPRVLGHEFVGEVAAVGADVQDIAVGDVVSGEGHLVCGKCRNCLAGRRHLCRSTIGLGVGRDGAFAEYVALPASNVWVHRTKVDLDIAAIFDPFGNAVHTALSFPLVGEDVLITGAGPIGIMAAAVARHAGARNVVITDVSESRLAIARKAGATLALNVAQSDIAEAQRRLGLKEGFDIGLEMSGRPEAMRDMVDNMTHGGRIAMLGLPAQEFAVDWSKIVTSMITIKGIYGREMFETWYAMTVLLEGGLDLTPVITGSYGYEDFDAAFDEAATARSGKIILDWTV; encoded by the coding sequence ATGAAGGCACTTGTCAAGCAGCACGCCGAGCCCGGGCTGTGGCTCATGGATGTGCCGGAGCCGGAGACCGGCCCCGGTGATGTGCTGATCAAGGTGCTGCGCACCGGCATCTGCGGCACCGACCTGCACATCAGGTCCTGGGACGGCTGGGCCCAGCAGGCCGTCACCACGCCGCGCGTCCTCGGTCACGAGTTCGTCGGCGAGGTCGCCGCCGTCGGTGCGGACGTCCAGGACATCGCGGTGGGCGACGTGGTGAGCGGCGAGGGCCATCTGGTGTGCGGCAAGTGCCGCAACTGTCTCGCCGGCCGCCGCCATCTGTGCCGCAGCACCATCGGCCTCGGCGTCGGCCGCGACGGAGCCTTCGCGGAGTACGTCGCCCTGCCTGCCTCCAATGTGTGGGTGCACCGTACGAAGGTGGACCTGGACATCGCCGCGATCTTCGACCCGTTCGGCAACGCCGTGCACACCGCCCTCTCCTTCCCGCTGGTCGGCGAGGACGTCCTGATCACCGGCGCCGGCCCGATCGGCATCATGGCCGCCGCCGTCGCCCGGCACGCCGGCGCGCGCAATGTGGTGATCACCGATGTGAGCGAGTCCCGGCTGGCGATCGCCCGCAAGGCCGGCGCCACCCTCGCCCTGAACGTCGCGCAGAGCGACATCGCCGAGGCACAGCGCCGGCTGGGGCTCAAGGAGGGCTTCGACATCGGCCTGGAGATGTCCGGCCGTCCCGAGGCCATGCGCGACATGGTCGACAACATGACGCACGGCGGCCGTATCGCCATGCTCGGACTGCCCGCTCAGGAGTTCGCCGTCGACTGGTCGAAGATCGTCACCTCGATGATCACCATCAAGGGCATCTACGGCCGCGAGATGTTCGAGACCTGGTACGCGATGACCGTCCTGCTCGAGGGCGGGCTCGACCTCACCCCGGTGATCACCGGCTCCTACGGCTATGAGGACTTCGACGCCGCCTTCGACGAGGCCGCCACCGCCCGCAGCGGCAAGATCATCCTCGACTGGACCGTCTGA
- a CDS encoding glycine C-acetyltransferase: protein MYASVRDDLATTLDEIRAAGLYKPERVIGTPQSASVSVASGDVLNFCANNYLGLADHPEVVAAAKEALDRWGYGMASVRFICGTQEIHKELEQRLSAFLGQEDTILYSSCFDANGGVFETLLGPEDAVISDALNHASIIDGIRLSKARRHRYANRDLADLEQQLKEAVEGGARRRLIVTDGVFSMDGYVAPLAEICDLADRYDAMVMVDDSHAVGFVGPGGRGTPELHGVMDRVDIITGTLGKALGGASGGYVAARAEIVELLRQRSRPYLFSNSLAPVIAAASLKVLDLLESADDLRERLNANTALFRTKMTEAGFEILPGDHAIAPVMIGDAAEAGRMAELLLERGVYVIGFSYPVVPMGQARIRVQLSAAHSTADVERAVAAFVDARATMAG, encoded by the coding sequence ATGTACGCGTCCGTCCGGGACGACCTCGCCACCACCCTCGACGAGATCCGCGCTGCCGGTCTCTACAAGCCCGAGCGGGTCATCGGCACCCCGCAGAGCGCCTCCGTGTCCGTCGCCTCGGGCGACGTACTCAACTTCTGCGCCAACAACTACCTCGGCCTCGCCGACCACCCCGAGGTCGTTGCCGCCGCCAAGGAAGCGCTGGACCGCTGGGGCTACGGCATGGCCTCCGTCCGCTTCATCTGCGGCACCCAGGAGATCCACAAGGAGCTCGAGCAGCGCCTGTCGGCGTTCCTCGGCCAGGAGGACACGATCCTCTACTCCTCCTGCTTCGACGCCAACGGCGGCGTCTTCGAAACCCTGCTGGGCCCCGAGGACGCGGTCATCTCCGACGCCCTCAACCACGCGAGCATCATCGACGGCATCCGCCTGTCCAAGGCCCGCCGCCACCGGTACGCCAACCGCGACCTCGCCGACCTGGAGCAGCAGCTCAAGGAGGCCGTCGAGGGCGGCGCCCGCCGCCGCCTCATCGTCACCGACGGTGTCTTCTCCATGGACGGCTATGTCGCTCCGCTGGCCGAGATCTGCGACCTCGCGGACCGCTACGACGCGATGGTCATGGTCGACGACTCGCACGCCGTCGGCTTCGTCGGCCCCGGTGGCCGCGGCACCCCCGAGCTGCACGGCGTGATGGACCGCGTCGACATCATCACCGGCACCCTCGGCAAGGCGCTGGGCGGCGCGTCCGGCGGCTATGTGGCGGCCCGCGCCGAGATCGTCGAGCTGCTGCGCCAGCGCTCCCGCCCGTACCTCTTCTCCAACTCCCTCGCCCCGGTGATCGCCGCCGCTTCCCTCAAGGTCCTCGACCTGCTGGAGTCGGCCGACGACCTGCGTGAGCGCCTGAACGCGAACACCGCCCTGTTCCGTACGAAGATGACCGAGGCGGGCTTCGAGATCCTGCCCGGCGACCACGCCATCGCCCCCGTCATGATCGGCGACGCGGCCGAGGCCGGCCGGATGGCGGAACTGCTCCTGGAGCGCGGCGTCTACGTGATCGGCTTCTCGTACCCCGTCGTCCCGATGGGACAGGCGCGGATCCGGGTCCAGCTCTCCGCCGCGCACTCCACCGCCGACGTGGAGCGGGCGGTGGCGGCCTTCGTCGACGCACGAGCGACAATGGCTGGGTGA
- a CDS encoding LysR family transcriptional regulator, with the protein MIDPRRLRILRAVADHRTVTAAASALYLTPSAVSQQLNALEQETGHALLIRSGKGVRLTAAGEILLAHTHAVLAQLERAEAELAAYAGGAAGEVTVAAFATGIAEVVAPAIGRLTTEHPDIRVRVRDAEGDESLPLVLDGEADLAVAVEYRGAPREDDQRLARVPLYAEPFDAVLHVDHPLGRGGRVGLAELADSDWIGPYPGNPCHDMVLLACELAGFQPRLVHSSDDFRAVVALAGAGAGVALVPRSALCGMELKDVVVRPVTGPAATRRVFAAVRRGAELHPLIRPVLDALAGSAGGLSTD; encoded by the coding sequence GTGATCGACCCCCGGCGGCTTCGTATTCTGCGGGCCGTGGCGGACCACCGAACGGTGACCGCCGCGGCGTCCGCGCTCTACCTCACCCCCTCGGCCGTCTCCCAGCAGCTCAACGCGCTCGAGCAGGAGACCGGCCACGCCCTGCTGATCCGCAGTGGCAAAGGGGTACGGCTGACGGCGGCGGGCGAGATCCTGCTCGCCCACACCCATGCCGTTCTCGCCCAGCTGGAGCGGGCCGAGGCGGAGCTGGCGGCGTATGCGGGCGGCGCGGCCGGCGAGGTCACGGTCGCCGCCTTCGCCACGGGTATCGCAGAGGTCGTTGCCCCGGCCATCGGGCGCCTCACCACGGAGCACCCGGACATCCGGGTACGGGTACGGGACGCCGAGGGCGACGAGAGCCTGCCGCTGGTGCTCGACGGCGAGGCGGATCTGGCCGTGGCGGTCGAGTACCGGGGCGCACCTCGAGAGGACGACCAGCGGCTGGCGCGCGTGCCGCTCTACGCGGAGCCCTTCGATGCCGTACTGCACGTCGACCACCCCCTCGGGCGGGGCGGACGCGTCGGGCTCGCCGAGCTCGCGGACAGCGACTGGATCGGCCCGTACCCCGGCAATCCCTGTCACGACATGGTGCTGCTGGCCTGTGAGCTCGCCGGATTCCAGCCGCGTCTGGTGCACTCCTCGGACGACTTCCGCGCCGTGGTCGCCCTCGCCGGGGCGGGCGCGGGCGTGGCGCTCGTACCGCGCTCAGCGCTGTGCGGGATGGAGCTGAAGGACGTCGTCGTCCGGCCCGTGACGGGTCCCGCCGCGACCCGCAGGGTATTTGCCGCCGTACGCCGAGGAGCGGAACTGCACCCGCTGATCCGGCCGGTGCTCGACGCACTGGCCGGATCAGCGGGCGGGCTGTCCACCGACTGA
- a CDS encoding SRPBCC family protein — translation MARTLSVWDSIVIDAAPSTIYAQVSNPALMGRWSPENRGATVRDGSEQAYVGMVFDGYNKRGPLRWTTRCTVTAADPGERFAFRVRAIGKRRPVLPGRIATWEYRFEAVEGGTRVTETWTDDRRSWPDVVANAFDRMATRGHTFADFQRGNIRTTLGNLKLAMETAAQPGN, via the coding sequence ATGGCACGCACCCTCTCGGTTTGGGACAGCATCGTCATCGACGCCGCCCCCTCGACGATCTACGCGCAGGTCAGCAACCCCGCGCTGATGGGGCGCTGGAGCCCGGAGAACCGCGGCGCGACCGTGCGCGACGGCAGTGAGCAGGCCTATGTGGGCATGGTCTTCGACGGCTACAACAAACGAGGGCCGCTGCGCTGGACCACGCGGTGCACGGTGACCGCCGCCGATCCGGGTGAACGTTTCGCCTTCCGGGTGCGTGCCATCGGCAAACGGCGGCCTGTGCTGCCCGGCCGGATCGCCACCTGGGAGTACCGGTTCGAGGCGGTCGAGGGCGGGACCCGGGTGACCGAGACATGGACCGACGATCGGCGCTCCTGGCCCGACGTGGTGGCCAACGCCTTCGACAGGATGGCCACCCGCGGGCATACGTTCGCCGACTTCCAGCGCGGCAACATCCGCACCACCTTGGGCAATCTCAAGCTGGCGATGGAGACGGCGGCACAGCCCGGGAACTGA